The proteins below come from a single Sphingomonas carotinifaciens genomic window:
- a CDS encoding GntR family transcriptional regulator — protein sequence MSLIVRTLSEQIFAIVRERIISGVLPRDTPIRQDALATELGVSKIPLREALARLEQEGLLTSQANRGFFVRPMSATEAEEIYELRLALEPEAAARACLLATEDDQQAAREAFADLDIAAHEALHDVAVCNRAFHIALVAPLGRPLTMQLVERLQVLAERYVITHLEPAGRDDRAHREHHDILEAWLARDADRTAHLLTGHLNGTLTDLRAQLATD from the coding sequence ATGAGCCTCATCGTCCGCACCTTGTCCGAACAGATTTTCGCGATCGTCCGTGAACGGATCATCAGCGGCGTTCTGCCCCGGGATACGCCGATCCGTCAGGACGCCCTCGCCACCGAACTGGGCGTCAGCAAGATACCCTTGCGCGAGGCGCTCGCGCGGCTCGAACAGGAAGGGCTGCTGACCAGCCAGGCCAATCGCGGCTTCTTCGTCCGCCCGATGAGCGCGACCGAGGCCGAGGAAATCTACGAACTGCGCCTCGCGCTGGAGCCGGAGGCCGCCGCGCGCGCCTGCCTGCTCGCCACGGAGGATGACCAGCAGGCCGCGCGTGAGGCCTTTGCCGATCTCGACATCGCCGCACACGAGGCACTGCACGACGTCGCCGTCTGCAACCGCGCCTTCCACATCGCGCTCGTTGCCCCGCTCGGGCGACCCCTTACGATGCAGCTGGTCGAGCGCCTTCAGGTGCTGGCCGAACGCTACGTCATCACCCATCTCGAACCCGCCGGCCGCGACGATCGTGCCCACCGCGAACATCACGACATCCTGGAGGCCTGGCTGGCGCGTGACGCGGATCGCACCGCGCACCTTCTGACCGGTCACCTGAACGGCACGCTCACCGATCTGCGGGCGCAACTCGCCACCGACTGA
- a CDS encoding NTP transferase domain-containing protein — MIRTAIILAAGEGSRLRPAAPFKPLCPVAGLPLIDHALSGLAAAGLTRAIVVLGYGGDTIERHLAARSQPLCVETVHSDHREPNGVSALAAAPLLRGEEALLAMCDHLVDPALYRRLAAIGAQGGLTLGIDRRLGHDWVDPLDVTAVATQGDRIVAIGKGLEPHDAYDTGVFAIGPALFAALGSLGHPSLTDGVRLLAGEDRAFVADCSDLAWIDVDDAPALAKAEQWRALAA, encoded by the coding sequence ATGATCCGCACCGCGATCATCCTGGCGGCCGGCGAAGGCAGCCGGCTTCGGCCGGCCGCCCCGTTCAAGCCGCTCTGTCCCGTCGCCGGCCTGCCGCTGATCGACCATGCCCTGTCCGGGCTGGCGGCGGCGGGGCTGACGCGGGCGATCGTGGTGCTGGGCTATGGTGGTGACACGATCGAGCGGCACCTCGCCGCCCGGTCGCAACCGCTTTGCGTGGAAACGGTGCATAGCGACCATCGCGAGCCCAACGGCGTCTCCGCGCTTGCCGCCGCCCCGCTGCTGCGCGGCGAGGAGGCGCTGCTCGCCATGTGCGACCATCTCGTCGATCCCGCGCTCTACCGCCGCCTTGCCGCCATCGGCGCGCAAGGGGGGCTGACGCTGGGCATCGACCGCCGCCTGGGCCATGACTGGGTCGACCCGCTCGACGTCACCGCGGTGGCGACGCAAGGGGACCGCATCGTCGCGATCGGCAAGGGGCTGGAACCGCACGATGCCTATGACACCGGCGTCTTCGCGATCGGTCCTGCCCTGTTCGCCGCACTCGGCAGCCTGGGCCATCCCTCGCTGACCGACGGGGTTCGCCTGCTCGCCGGTGAAGACCGCGCATTCGTCGCTGATTGCAGCGACTTGGCCTGGATCGACGTCGACGACGCACCGGCCCTTGCCAAGGCGGAACAGTGGCGCGCGCTGGCTGCGTGA
- a CDS encoding inositol-3-phosphate synthase, producing MNSIRIAVVGIGNCASSLVQGLEHYREGANDMIGLMHYEVGGYRPSDIKVVAAWDVDARKVGKDVAEAIFAKPNCTAVFAANVPATGTIVKMGAVLDGVADHMADYKEERTFVVANDTQPSKEDVIADLKASGADVLMNYLPVGSQQATEFYAECALEAGVAFVNNIPVFIASNPVWAKRFEDAGVPIIGDDIKAQLGATIVHRVLTDLFAKRGVKLDRTYQLNTGGNTDFLNMSNHRRLESKKISKTEAVQSVAAERLDDDNVHIGPSDYVPWQNDNKVCFLRMEGQLFGGVPMNLELRLSVEDSPNSAGVAIDMIRCAKIAKDRGLAGVVDPASAYFCKHPRKQITDDLAKQEVEAFIAAA from the coding sequence ATGAACAGCATCCGGATCGCCGTCGTCGGCATCGGCAACTGCGCGAGCTCGCTGGTGCAGGGGCTGGAGCATTATCGCGAAGGCGCCAACGACATGATCGGCCTCATGCATTATGAGGTCGGCGGCTATCGTCCCAGCGACATCAAGGTCGTCGCGGCGTGGGACGTCGATGCGCGCAAGGTCGGCAAGGACGTGGCCGAGGCGATCTTCGCCAAGCCCAACTGCACCGCCGTGTTCGCCGCCAATGTGCCCGCCACCGGTACGATCGTGAAGATGGGCGCGGTGCTGGACGGCGTCGCCGACCACATGGCCGATTACAAGGAAGAGCGTACCTTCGTCGTCGCCAACGACACGCAGCCCAGCAAGGAAGACGTGATCGCCGACCTGAAGGCATCCGGCGCCGACGTGCTGATGAACTATCTGCCGGTGGGCAGCCAGCAGGCGACCGAATTCTACGCCGAATGCGCGCTTGAGGCCGGCGTCGCCTTTGTCAACAACATCCCCGTCTTCATCGCGTCCAACCCGGTCTGGGCCAAGCGTTTCGAGGATGCCGGCGTGCCGATCATCGGCGACGACATCAAGGCGCAGCTCGGCGCCACCATCGTCCACCGCGTGCTGACCGACCTGTTCGCCAAGCGCGGCGTGAAGCTGGACCGCACCTACCAGCTCAACACCGGCGGCAACACCGACTTCCTCAACATGTCGAACCACCGTCGTCTGGAATCCAAGAAGATTTCCAAGACCGAGGCGGTACAGTCGGTCGCCGCCGAGCGGCTGGACGACGACAACGTCCATATCGGCCCGTCCGATTACGTGCCGTGGCAGAACGACAACAAGGTCTGCTTCCTGCGTATGGAAGGCCAGCTCTTCGGCGGCGTGCCGATGAACCTGGAACTGCGCCTCTCGGTCGAGGACTCGCCCAACTCGGCGGGCGTCGCGATCGACATGATCCGCTGTGCCAAGATCGCCAAGGATCGCGGCCTTGCCGGCGTGGTCGACCCCGCATCGGCCTATTTCTGCAAGCATCCCCGCAAGCAGATCACCGACGACCTGGCCAAGCAGGAAGTCGAAGCGTTCATCGCAGCCGCCTGA
- a CDS encoding CDP-alcohol phosphatidyltransferase family protein — translation MTVPPPDGSRDRRIEDPSNLWIIHPAGRRLLPFALRAGVSANSVSVAGLCLGTAAALAYAQYERPAFAVLGMLLSVGWLIADGLDGMVARATRTSSAFGRFLDGLCDHGVFTLLYVALAASMGTAEAWALAIAAGVAHAVQSSLYEGERARFHRRARGVGLAAPPRPTGGALVRLYDHVAGSLDRIAMPFERTLAATADPAALGRTYGARAVPPMRLLSLLTANVRVAAIFVATLAADPRLFWWFEIVPLTVVAVIGIAWHRRVEHALAAQGATAGRPASSFIVKEQKQS, via the coding sequence ATGACAGTGCCTCCACCGGATGGATCGCGCGATCGCCGGATCGAGGACCCATCGAATCTTTGGATAATCCACCCCGCGGGGCGGCGGCTGCTGCCGTTCGCGCTGCGGGCGGGCGTGTCGGCGAACAGCGTATCGGTCGCCGGCCTATGCCTGGGCACCGCCGCGGCGCTGGCCTATGCGCAATATGAACGGCCGGCCTTTGCCGTGCTTGGCATGTTGCTGTCGGTCGGCTGGCTGATCGCGGACGGGCTGGACGGCATGGTCGCCCGCGCCACGCGGACCTCCAGCGCCTTTGGCCGCTTTCTGGACGGGCTGTGCGACCACGGCGTCTTCACCCTTCTCTATGTCGCGCTCGCCGCGTCGATGGGCACGGCGGAGGCTTGGGCCCTCGCCATCGCCGCCGGGGTGGCGCATGCGGTGCAGTCCAGCCTTTATGAGGGTGAGCGCGCCCGCTTTCATCGTCGTGCGCGCGGGGTCGGCCTTGCCGCGCCGCCCCGGCCCACCGGCGGGGCGCTTGTGCGCCTCTACGATCATGTCGCGGGCAGCCTCGACCGCATCGCGATGCCGTTCGAACGAACGCTGGCCGCCACCGCCGATCCTGCCGCGCTCGGCCGGACCTACGGTGCACGCGCGGTGCCGCCGATGCGGCTGTTATCCCTTCTCACCGCCAATGTCCGCGTCGCCGCGATCTTCGTCGCGACGCTGGCCGCCGATCCGCGGCTCTTCTGGTGGTTCGAAATCGTGCCCCTCACGGTCGTCGCCGTGATCGGTATCGCCTGGCATCGCCGGGTCGAGCATGCGCTGGCCGCCCAGGGCGCCACCGCCGGCCGACCGGCCTCTTCGTTTATCGTAAAGGAACAGAAACAGTCATGA
- a CDS encoding NAD(+) synthase, giving the protein MTAHPFYAIHRHGMVRVAAATPVATAGDPLANAEAALLLARQADAQGVDLVVYPELNLTSYAIDDLHLQSAQHRATLAALAHVAAGSADLAPLLLMGAALPRNGRLYNCAVAISRGRILGVVPKTFLPNYREYYEKRWFASGAGLTGLTIDLGDIGADIPFGTDLLFAATDLPGFVVHAEICEDYWAPNPPSTAGALAGALICANLSASNIVIGKARERALLSAAQSARAVCAYIYSAAGIGESTTDLAWDGQGMIYELGEMLASSQRFVHAPTLTTADIDVERIAQERRRFGTFNDAAREAGHPETRFRRIAFDHRPHCADMGLARDIRRFPFVPNDPDKRDADCYEAFNIQVEALVKRLSAARAETLVIGVSGGLDSTHALIVAAKAMDRLEKPRSAILGFTMPGFATGEGTKAKAWSLMRALGITADEIDIRPAARQMLADMGHPFAEGQPVYDVTFENVQAGLRTDYLFRLANQRGGLVLGTGDLSELALGWCTYGVGDQMSHYAVNAGVPKTLIQFLIRWCIRTGQYDAETDQVLTEILAQEISPELVPADESGALQSTESMIGPYALNDFFAHYIIRHGLAPSKIAFLAWHAWRDVDAGRWPADFPADARVAYDLATIRHWLERFLVRFFRTSQFKRSALPNGPKVSAGGALSPRGDWRAPSDGVAEPWLQELVANMP; this is encoded by the coding sequence ATGACCGCCCATCCCTTCTACGCGATCCACCGGCACGGCATGGTCCGCGTCGCCGCCGCCACGCCGGTCGCCACCGCCGGCGATCCGCTCGCCAATGCGGAAGCCGCGCTGCTGCTCGCCCGCCAGGCCGATGCGCAAGGGGTCGATCTGGTCGTCTATCCCGAACTCAACCTCACCTCCTACGCGATCGACGACCTCCACCTGCAAAGCGCGCAGCACCGCGCGACCCTCGCCGCCCTCGCGCATGTGGCGGCAGGCAGCGCCGATCTGGCGCCGCTGCTCCTGATGGGCGCCGCGCTGCCCCGCAACGGCCGCCTCTACAACTGCGCCGTCGCGATCAGCCGCGGGCGCATCCTCGGCGTCGTGCCCAAGACCTTCCTGCCCAACTACCGCGAATATTACGAGAAGCGCTGGTTCGCCAGCGGCGCCGGGCTGACCGGCCTCACCATCGATCTGGGCGATATCGGCGCGGACATACCCTTTGGCACCGATCTGCTGTTCGCCGCGACCGACCTGCCCGGCTTCGTCGTCCATGCCGAGATCTGCGAGGATTACTGGGCGCCGAACCCGCCCTCCACCGCCGGTGCGCTCGCCGGCGCGCTTATCTGCGCCAATCTGTCCGCCTCCAACATCGTCATCGGCAAGGCGCGCGAGCGCGCACTCCTGTCCGCGGCGCAATCGGCTCGTGCGGTGTGCGCCTATATCTATTCGGCCGCCGGCATCGGGGAGAGCACTACCGATCTCGCCTGGGACGGTCAGGGCATGATCTACGAACTGGGCGAAATGCTCGCCTCGTCGCAGCGTTTCGTCCACGCCCCCACCCTCACCACCGCCGACATCGACGTCGAGCGTATCGCGCAGGAACGGCGGCGCTTCGGCACCTTCAACGATGCCGCGCGCGAGGCGGGGCACCCGGAAACCCGTTTCCGCCGCATCGCCTTCGACCATCGGCCACACTGCGCCGACATGGGTCTGGCGCGCGACATCCGCCGCTTCCCCTTCGTCCCCAACGATCCCGACAAGCGCGACGCGGACTGTTACGAGGCGTTCAACATCCAGGTCGAGGCGCTGGTCAAGCGCCTGTCCGCCGCCCGCGCCGAAACGCTGGTGATCGGCGTGTCCGGCGGGCTCGACTCGACGCACGCGCTGATCGTCGCGGCCAAGGCGATGGACCGGCTCGAAAAGCCGCGCTCCGCGATCCTCGGCTTCACCATGCCGGGTTTCGCCACTGGCGAAGGTACCAAGGCCAAGGCGTGGAGCCTGATGCGCGCGCTCGGCATCACGGCGGACGAGATCGACATCCGCCCCGCCGCGCGCCAGATGCTCGCCGATATGGGCCATCCCTTCGCCGAAGGGCAGCCGGTCTATGACGTGACGTTCGAAAACGTGCAGGCGGGCCTGCGTACCGATTATCTCTTCCGCCTCGCCAACCAGCGCGGCGGCCTCGTGCTCGGCACCGGCGACCTGTCCGAACTGGCGCTCGGCTGGTGCACCTACGGCGTGGGCGACCAGATGAGCCATTATGCGGTCAATGCCGGCGTGCCCAAGACGCTGATCCAGTTCCTCATCCGCTGGTGCATCCGCACCGGCCAGTATGATGCGGAAACCGATCAGGTGCTGACCGAGATACTGGCGCAGGAAATCTCGCCCGAACTGGTCCCGGCCGACGAGAGCGGCGCGCTGCAATCCACCGAGTCGATGATCGGCCCCTACGCGCTCAACGACTTCTTTGCGCACTACATCATCCGGCACGGTCTGGCGCCGTCCAAGATCGCGTTTCTGGCCTGGCACGCCTGGCGCGATGTGGATGCGGGACGCTGGCCGGCCGACTTCCCCGCCGACGCCCGCGTGGCTTACGACCTTGCCACCATCCGCCACTGGCTGGAACGCTTCCTCGTCCGCTTCTTCCGCACCAGCCAGTTCAAACGCTCCGCCCTCCCCAACGGCCCCAAGGTTTCCGCCGGCGGCGCACTCTCCCCCCGCGGCGACTGGCGCGCCCCCTCCGACGGCGTCGCCGAACCGTGGCTACAGGAACTCGTCGCAAACATGCCCTGA
- a CDS encoding ArsC family reductase, producing the protein MTRLYGIKACDTMKKARAWLEEAGVAYDFHDYKAAGIDAALLREWVERLGWDKVLNRAGTTFRKLPEEARQDLDADKTVALMVAQPSMIKRPMLVHGEVLEAGFKPERYAAIFG; encoded by the coding sequence ATGACGCGGCTGTACGGGATCAAGGCCTGTGACACGATGAAGAAGGCGCGGGCCTGGCTGGAGGAGGCAGGGGTCGCCTACGACTTTCACGACTACAAGGCGGCCGGGATCGACGCGGCGCTGCTGCGGGAGTGGGTCGAGCGGCTGGGATGGGACAAGGTGCTGAACCGCGCGGGTACGACGTTCCGCAAGCTGCCCGAGGAAGCGCGGCAGGATCTGGATGCGGACAAGACGGTGGCGCTGATGGTGGCGCAGCCATCGATGATCAAGCGGCCGATGCTGGTACATGGCGAGGTGCTGGAGGCCGGGTTCAAGCCGGAGCGTTACGCGGCGATCTTCGGCTGA
- the panB gene encoding 3-methyl-2-oxobutanoate hydroxymethyltransferase produces the protein MSTTYTLDTATSRATPTPVPMKRMTVPAIVRRKGGEPLVMLTAYTARTAQLLDPHCDMLLVGDSLAQVIYGLPSTVPVTLEMMAAHGAAVVRGSYHALVVIDMPFGSYEASPEQAFASAARLLKETGAAAVKLEGGEAMAPTVRFLVERGIPVMGHVGLTPQAVNVLGGYGARGRTPEEAAKIVADARAVAEAGAFAIVIEGVVEPIAVTITQAVACPTIGIGASAQCDGQVLVVDDMLGMFERTARFVKRYDDLGGRIAAAAEAYAGEVKARAFPGSEQLYPARD, from the coding sequence ATGTCCACGACCTATACCCTCGACACCGCGACGAGTCGCGCCACCCCGACGCCCGTGCCGATGAAGCGGATGACGGTGCCCGCGATCGTGCGGCGCAAGGGGGGCGAGCCGCTGGTGATGCTGACCGCCTATACCGCGCGCACCGCACAGTTGCTGGACCCGCACTGCGACATGCTGCTGGTCGGCGACAGCCTGGCGCAGGTGATCTACGGCCTGCCGTCGACGGTGCCGGTCACGCTGGAGATGATGGCGGCGCACGGGGCCGCGGTGGTGCGCGGCAGCTATCACGCGCTGGTCGTCATCGACATGCCGTTCGGCAGTTATGAGGCGAGCCCGGAACAGGCCTTTGCCAGTGCAGCGCGGCTGTTGAAGGAAACCGGCGCGGCGGCGGTGAAGCTGGAAGGGGGCGAGGCGATGGCGCCGACCGTCCGCTTCCTCGTCGAGCGCGGGATCCCGGTGATGGGGCATGTCGGCCTGACGCCGCAGGCGGTGAACGTACTGGGGGGATATGGCGCACGCGGGCGGACGCCGGAGGAAGCCGCCAAGATCGTCGCGGATGCGCGGGCGGTGGCGGAGGCCGGTGCCTTTGCGATCGTGATCGAGGGCGTGGTGGAGCCGATCGCGGTGACGATCACGCAAGCGGTGGCGTGCCCGACGATCGGCATCGGTGCGTCGGCGCAGTGCGACGGGCAGGTGCTGGTGGTGGACGACATGCTGGGCATGTTCGAGCGCACCGCGCGCTTCGTGAAGCGTTACGACGATCTGGGCGGGCGCATCGCGGCGGCGGCAGAGGCCTATGCCGGCGAGGTGAAGGCGCGGGCCTTTCCCGGTTCGGAACAGCTCTATCCCGCCAGGGACTGA
- a CDS encoding tetratricopeptide repeat protein, whose protein sequence is MALTPQSQEAFMREVDDELRRDQMTSFWTRWGLWVIGAIVIGLALFGAYLFWQHRQREAAGAEGEQLQAAYDALAAADVKGASVKLAPLATSDRDGYRVLAQFTQADILLQKDNLKGAAAKFAAVAADTSLAQPFRDLALIRQTAAEYDTLKPQVVVERLRAVAVPGNPYFGSAGEMVAVAQLRMNRRDQAGRLFGQIAQDKDVPDTLRQRAVQMAGVLGVDAVTRNEDTKTQ, encoded by the coding sequence TTGGCCCTCACGCCCCAATCCCAAGAAGCCTTCATGCGCGAGGTGGACGACGAGCTGCGTCGCGACCAGATGACCAGCTTCTGGACGCGCTGGGGCCTGTGGGTGATCGGCGCGATCGTGATCGGGCTGGCGCTGTTCGGCGCCTATCTGTTCTGGCAGCATCGTCAGCGCGAGGCGGCCGGTGCCGAGGGCGAGCAGTTGCAGGCGGCCTATGATGCGCTGGCCGCGGCCGATGTGAAGGGCGCCAGTGTCAAACTGGCACCGCTCGCTACCTCCGACCGCGACGGCTATCGCGTTCTGGCGCAATTCACCCAGGCCGACATCCTGTTGCAGAAGGACAATCTGAAGGGGGCGGCGGCCAAATTCGCCGCGGTAGCGGCCGATACCTCGCTGGCTCAGCCGTTCCGCGACCTGGCCCTGATCCGCCAGACCGCGGCGGAATATGACACGCTGAAGCCGCAGGTGGTGGTCGAGCGGCTGCGCGCCGTCGCGGTGCCCGGCAACCCCTATTTCGGAAGCGCGGGCGAGATGGTTGCGGTGGCACAACTGCGCATGAACCGCCGCGACCAGGCGGGCCGCCTGTTCGGCCAGATCGCGCAGGACAAGGACGTACCCGACACGCTGCGGCAACGTGCGGTTCAGATGGCCGGTGTATTGGGCGTGGACGCCGTTACCCGTAACGAGGACACCAAGACGCAATGA
- a CDS encoding PQQ-like beta-propeller repeat protein, which translates to MTKQFRTPVMLAALMALSACGIFKGAPKKTPTVGNRVPILASESGAEADQTIADVQVTLPAPAPNDAWAQPGGNAAKSMGQLALGEQPARLWEATINGGSVREPLAAAPVVADGKLFVVDVAAVLHAFAADTGAPLWSAKLTEGDANRPARFGGGASFDDGRVYATDGLGDVVAVNAADGSIQWRAKPGGPLRGAPTVANGVVYVLSQDNQLFAISQADGKVQWAQQGTLETQGVFGVAAPAASQGSVVVGFSSGELNAYRYENGRVLWQDALSRTTISTSVSSLSDIDAAPVIDEGRVYAVGQGGRMVALELSTGQRLWEQNFAGIETPWIAGEWLFLVTDDARLVALSRASGKVRWISQLPRFRNEKKKSGAITWFGPVLAGNRLILTNSQGEIVYANPGDGAVQTTIEAKTQFTLPPIVANSTVYTLDVKGHIVAYR; encoded by the coding sequence ATGACGAAGCAGTTCCGGACGCCCGTGATGCTGGCGGCGCTCATGGCCTTGAGCGCGTGCGGCATCTTCAAGGGTGCGCCGAAGAAGACGCCGACCGTGGGCAACCGCGTGCCGATCCTGGCGTCCGAATCCGGGGCCGAGGCCGATCAAACGATCGCCGACGTGCAGGTGACGCTGCCGGCGCCTGCGCCAAACGACGCGTGGGCGCAGCCGGGTGGCAACGCGGCCAAGTCGATGGGCCAGCTGGCGTTGGGCGAGCAGCCGGCCCGGTTGTGGGAAGCGACGATCAACGGCGGATCGGTGCGCGAGCCGCTGGCCGCGGCGCCGGTGGTGGCGGACGGCAAGCTGTTCGTGGTGGACGTGGCCGCGGTGCTGCACGCCTTTGCCGCGGATACGGGTGCGCCCCTTTGGTCCGCCAAGCTAACCGAGGGCGATGCCAATCGTCCGGCCCGGTTCGGCGGCGGCGCCAGTTTCGACGACGGCCGGGTCTATGCGACGGACGGGCTGGGCGACGTGGTGGCGGTGAATGCCGCGGACGGCAGCATCCAGTGGCGGGCCAAGCCGGGCGGGCCGCTGCGCGGGGCGCCGACGGTCGCCAACGGCGTCGTCTATGTGCTGTCGCAGGACAATCAGCTGTTCGCGATCAGCCAGGCCGACGGCAAGGTGCAATGGGCGCAGCAGGGCACGCTGGAAACGCAGGGCGTGTTCGGCGTCGCGGCGCCGGCGGCCAGCCAGGGCTCGGTGGTGGTCGGCTTCTCCAGCGGCGAGCTGAACGCCTATCGCTACGAGAATGGCCGCGTGCTGTGGCAGGATGCGCTTTCGCGCACCACCATCTCGACCTCGGTGTCCAGCCTGTCGGACATCGACGCAGCGCCGGTGATCGATGAAGGCCGCGTCTATGCGGTCGGGCAGGGCGGGCGCATGGTGGCGCTGGAGCTGTCCACCGGCCAGCGGCTGTGGGAGCAGAACTTCGCCGGCATCGAGACGCCGTGGATCGCGGGCGAGTGGCTGTTCCTGGTGACCGACGATGCCCGTCTGGTGGCCCTGTCGCGCGCCAGCGGCAAGGTGCGCTGGATCTCGCAACTGCCGCGCTTCCGCAACGAGAAGAAGAAGTCGGGCGCGATCACCTGGTTCGGCCCGGTGCTGGCGGGCAACCGCCTGATCCTGACCAACAGCCAGGGCGAGATCGTCTACGCCAATCCCGGCGACGGTGCGGTGCAGACGACGATCGAGGCCAAGACGCAGTTCACCCTGCCGCCGATTGTCGCCAATTCGACGGTCTATACGCTGGACGTGAAGGGGCATATCGTCGCCTATCGGTGA
- the der gene encoding ribosome biogenesis GTPase Der: MAKLPVVAIVGRPNVGKSTLFNRLVGKKLALVDDRPGVTRDRREGDAHLLGLDFRIIDTAGYEDEDPNTLPGRMRRQTEAAVADADVALFVVDGRAGVVPLDEEIARWLRGSNTPIVLTVNKAEGRAAEQGVLEALALGFGDPVQLSAEHGEGIGDLFEALLPYIDREEVDEPEEDDESPDAILKLAIVGRPNAGKSTLVNRFLGQDRLITGPEAGITRDSIAIDWTWTDGKGAERQVRLIDTAGMRKRAKVQDKLEKLSVADALRAVDFAEVVVLLLDATLGLEAQDLRIADRVLEEGRALVIALNKWDVAEGPSSLFNGVKKALEDGLSQVKGVPLLTVSAATGKGLDTLLQVAFETRAAWSRRVGTGELNRWFERAIEANPPPAPGGKRIKMRYVTQVKTRPPSFVIFGTRVDQLPASYERYLVNSMRRDLDFGAVPIRLTLRAPKNPYDKDR; encoded by the coding sequence ATGGCTAAACTCCCCGTGGTCGCGATCGTCGGCCGCCCCAATGTCGGCAAGTCGACGCTGTTCAACCGCCTGGTCGGCAAGAAGCTGGCGCTGGTCGATGACCGCCCCGGCGTGACCCGCGACCGGCGCGAAGGCGACGCGCATCTGCTCGGCCTCGATTTCCGCATCATCGATACCGCCGGTTACGAAGACGAGGATCCCAATACGCTGCCCGGCCGGATGCGGCGCCAGACCGAGGCGGCGGTGGCGGATGCCGATGTCGCGCTGTTCGTCGTCGATGGGCGCGCCGGCGTGGTGCCGCTGGACGAGGAGATCGCCCGTTGGCTACGCGGATCGAACACGCCCATCGTGCTGACGGTCAACAAGGCCGAGGGACGCGCGGCGGAGCAGGGCGTGCTGGAGGCACTGGCGCTGGGTTTCGGCGATCCGGTGCAGTTGTCCGCCGAGCATGGCGAGGGCATCGGCGACCTGTTCGAAGCGTTGCTGCCCTATATCGACCGCGAGGAGGTGGACGAACCCGAGGAGGATGACGAAAGCCCCGACGCGATCCTGAAGCTGGCGATCGTCGGGCGGCCGAATGCGGGCAAGTCGACGCTGGTCAACCGCTTCCTGGGGCAGGATCGGCTGATCACCGGGCCGGAAGCCGGCATCACCCGCGATTCGATCGCGATCGACTGGACCTGGACCGATGGCAAGGGCGCCGAGCGGCAGGTGCGGCTGATCGATACGGCGGGCATGCGCAAGCGCGCCAAGGTGCAGGACAAGCTGGAAAAGCTGTCGGTCGCCGACGCGCTGCGGGCGGTGGATTTTGCCGAGGTGGTGGTGCTGCTGCTCGATGCGACGCTGGGGCTGGAGGCGCAGGACCTGCGCATCGCCGACCGGGTGCTGGAAGAGGGCCGAGCGCTGGTCATCGCGCTGAACAAATGGGACGTGGCCGAGGGGCCGTCTTCGCTGTTCAACGGCGTGAAAAAGGCGCTGGAGGACGGGCTCAGCCAGGTGAAGGGGGTGCCGCTGCTGACCGTGTCGGCGGCGACCGGCAAGGGGCTGGACACGCTGCTCCAGGTGGCGTTTGAGACGCGGGCGGCCTGGTCGCGGCGCGTGGGCACGGGCGAGCTGAACCGCTGGTTCGAACGCGCGATCGAGGCGAACCCGCCGCCTGCCCCCGGCGGCAAGCGGATCAAGATGCGCTACGTCACCCAGGTGAAGACCCGGCCGCCGAGCTTTGTCATTTTCGGTACGCGTGTCGATCAATTGCCCGCCAGTTATGAGCGGTATCTGGTGAATTCGATGCGGCGCGACCTGGATTTCGGCGCGGTGCCGATCCGCCTGACGCTGCGCGCGCCGAAAAATCCTTACGACAAGGACCGCTGA
- a CDS encoding Hpt domain-containing protein: MSFEGSTLVDWHAYQQARGELGEGFVRILGYFREDGYKSVAAIEGAMRGASAAAMVIPAHTLKGEARQFGAEPLATLAETIEGIARYSVEQQDTPDEALEHVARLRRLFEDTLTLLEREASPVVPRRPVAGGGFGRRVSR, translated from the coding sequence GTGTCGTTCGAGGGTAGCACGTTGGTGGACTGGCACGCCTATCAACAGGCGCGCGGGGAGCTGGGTGAAGGCTTTGTCCGCATCCTGGGCTATTTCCGGGAGGACGGGTACAAGTCGGTAGCCGCGATCGAGGGTGCGATGCGCGGCGCCAGTGCGGCCGCGATGGTCATCCCGGCCCACACGCTGAAGGGTGAGGCTCGCCAGTTCGGGGCGGAGCCGCTGGCGACGCTGGCGGAGACGATCGAGGGGATCGCGCGCTACAGCGTCGAGCAGCAGGACACGCCGGACGAGGCGCTGGAGCATGTCGCACGGCTGCGCCGGCTGTTCGAGGATACGTTGACCCTGCTGGAGCGCGAGGCGAGCCCGGTCGTGCCGCGCCGGCCGGTCGCGGGTGGCGGGTTCGGGCGACGCGTCAGCCGCTGA